In Sphingomonas sp. SUN019, the genomic window CCCAGCGCGCCATAGACCGCATCATTGTCCGCGCCCACCGTCTGCGGCGCGATGCGGCGGATGGAGCCTGGCGTATCGGACATCTTGGGGAAGCTGTTCTGCATCTTTAGTTCGCCCCAGCGCGGATGATCGAGCGTCACGATCGCGTCCCGCGCCGCAAAATGCGGATCTTCTAGCATTTCCGGTGCACGGTAGATCGCGCCGGAGGGCACGCTGTGCTCGATCATCAGCCGCTCCACCTCGGCGGTCGTCAACGTCCTCGTCCAAGCTTCGATGACGCCATCCAGTTCCTTTTGATGACGCCCGCGCGAAACGTGATCGATATAACGCGGATTGGTCGCCATTTCCGGCCGCCCCATCGCCGCGCACAGCCGCGCGAACACCGCATCCTGGTTCGCCCCGATCAGGAATTCGCCGTCAGAACATTGATAGACGTTTGACGGCGCAATTCCCGGCAACGCCGACCCCGATCGTTCGCGGATATAGCCCGAGGCGACATATTCGGGGATCAGGCTTTCGGTCACCTGCAGCACCGCCTCGTACAGCGCGCTGTCGACCACCTGCCCCCGCCCGGTCCGTTCGCGTGCGTGCAGCGCCGCCAGCGCCCCCATGCAGCCATAGGTCGCGGCCAGCGTATCGCCGATCGACAGCCCCATCCGGCTGGGCGCGCGATCGGGATCGCCGACGATATAGCGCCACCCGCCCATCGCCTCCCCGATACCCCCGAACCCGGCGCGCGAGGCATACGGCCCAGTCTGGCCGTAGCCCGAAACGCGGACGATGATCAGCCGTGGATTGATCGCGTGCAACGCGTCGGGGCCGAGGTTCCATTTCTCCAGCGTGCCGGGCTTGAAATTCTCGATCAGGATATCGGTGTCGGCGATCAGTTTGCGCACCAGTTCCTGTCCGGCGGGAACGCGCAGGTTGGCGGAAACCGAACGCTTGTTGCGCGCCACGACCTCCCACCACAATTTGTGCTCGCCGCGGCCCCACGCGCGCATCGGGTCACCCGCGCCGGGGGACTCGACCTTGATCACGTCGGCCCCCATGTCGCCCAGCAACTGCCCGCAGAACGGCCCCGCGATCAGCTGTCCCAGCTCGATCACGCGAATGTCTTTTAGCGCACCTTGGTTTTCGGTCACTGCGCGTCCTCCGTCGCGGGCGGGAAGCGCCCGGCTTTCGACACCATCCCCGGCAGCGGGCGTCCCATCACATCGGTGAACCATCCGGCGGCGGCGATCAGCGCATCGAGATCGAGCCCCGTAGCAACCCCCGATCGTTCGAGCAGATAGACGACGTCCTCGGTCGGCACGTTGCCCGCCGCGCCCGGCGCGAACGGACAGCCGCCGAGTCCACCGAGCGACGCGTCGATCGTCGCCGCGCCCGCCTCGACCGCCGCTAAGGCGTTGGCGAGCCCGGTGTTGCGCGTATTGTGAAGGTGGACGCGTACCGGCAGCGGTGCGATCGCCGCCCGCACCTGCGCTACCAGCGCGGTCACCTCGCCCGGCACCGCGAC contains:
- a CDS encoding CaiB/BaiF CoA-transferase family protein gives rise to the protein MTENQGALKDIRVIELGQLIAGPFCGQLLGDMGADVIKVESPGAGDPMRAWGRGEHKLWWEVVARNKRSVSANLRVPAGQELVRKLIADTDILIENFKPGTLEKWNLGPDALHAINPRLIIVRVSGYGQTGPYASRAGFGGIGEAMGGWRYIVGDPDRAPSRMGLSIGDTLAATYGCMGALAALHARERTGRGQVVDSALYEAVLQVTESLIPEYVASGYIRERSGSALPGIAPSNVYQCSDGEFLIGANQDAVFARLCAAMGRPEMATNPRYIDHVSRGRHQKELDGVIEAWTRTLTTAEVERLMIEHSVPSGAIYRAPEMLEDPHFAARDAIVTLDHPRWGELKMQNSFPKMSDTPGSIRRIAPQTVGADNDAVYGALGLSADDLAVLKAEGAI